A window of Gasterosteus aculeatus chromosome 9, fGasAcu3.hap1.1, whole genome shotgun sequence contains these coding sequences:
- the casp3a gene encoding caspase-3a isoform X1, with protein sequence MSVNGPGEDRTDAKSEQSEVSSSASAPEEVDAKPNVHSFRYSLSFPSIGQCIIINNKNFDRGTGMNQRNGTDVDAANAMKVFGNLGYKVKVYNDQSVAQIQHVLTSVSKQDHSCSASFVCVLLSHGDGDLFFGTDGPVPLKSLTSLYRGDRCKSLVGKPKLFFIQACRGTELDPGIEADSVKDETTRIPVEADFLYAFSTAPGYYSWRNTTTGSWFMQSLCDMISKYGKELELQHIMVRVNHKVAVAFESVSNSPDFNARKQIPCVVSMLTKEMYFSP encoded by the exons ATGTCGGTAAACGGACCCGGAGAAGACCGCACGGACGCGAAGAGTGAGCA GTCGGAGGTGTCTTCGTCAGCTTCTGCCCCAGAGGAAGTGGACGCTAAACCCAACGTCCACAGCTTCAGATACAGCCTGAGTTTCCCCAGCATCGGCCAgtgcatcatcatcaacaacaagaACTTTGACCGAGGAACAG ggATGAATCAACGAAACGGCACCGATGTAGACGCTGCCAACGCGATGAAAGTGTTTGGAAATTTGGGCTATAAAGTGAAGGTTTACAATGACCAGTCGGTCGCGCAGATACAACACGTTTTAACATCTG tgtcGAAGCAAGATCACAGCTGCTCTGCTTCGTTTGTCTGCGTTCTGCTGAGTCATGGAGATGGGGACTTGTTCTTTGGTACGGACGGCCCTGTGCCGCTTAAGAGTCTGACCTCCCTTTATCGAGGTGATCGCTGCAAGTCATTGGTGGGAAAACCCAAACTCTTCTTTATCCAG GCTTGCAGAGGCACAGAGCTAGATCCGGGCATTGAAGCAGACAGTGTAAAAGATGAAACTACCAGGATCCCCGTGGAAGCAGACTTCCTCTATGCCTTCTCCACCGCGCCAG GATACTACTCATGGAGGAACACTACAACTGGGTCCTGGTTCATGCAGTCGCTGTGTGACATGATCAGCAAATATGGAAAAGAATTGGAGCTCCAGCACATCATGGTTCGAGTCAACCACAAGGTGGCGGTGGCGTTTGAGTCTGTCTCCAATTCCCCCGACTTTAATGCAAGGAAACAAATCCCATGCGTTGTGTCAATGCTGACCAAAGAGATGTATTTCTCCCCTTGA
- the casp3a gene encoding caspase-3a isoform X2, with protein sequence MNQRNGTDVDAANAMKVFGNLGYKVKVYNDQSVAQIQHVLTSVSKQDHSCSASFVCVLLSHGDGDLFFGTDGPVPLKSLTSLYRGDRCKSLVGKPKLFFIQACRGTELDPGIEADSVKDETTRIPVEADFLYAFSTAPGYYSWRNTTTGSWFMQSLCDMISKYGKELELQHIMVRVNHKVAVAFESVSNSPDFNARKQIPCVVSMLTKEMYFSP encoded by the exons ATGAATCAACGAAACGGCACCGATGTAGACGCTGCCAACGCGATGAAAGTGTTTGGAAATTTGGGCTATAAAGTGAAGGTTTACAATGACCAGTCGGTCGCGCAGATACAACACGTTTTAACATCTG tgtcGAAGCAAGATCACAGCTGCTCTGCTTCGTTTGTCTGCGTTCTGCTGAGTCATGGAGATGGGGACTTGTTCTTTGGTACGGACGGCCCTGTGCCGCTTAAGAGTCTGACCTCCCTTTATCGAGGTGATCGCTGCAAGTCATTGGTGGGAAAACCCAAACTCTTCTTTATCCAG GCTTGCAGAGGCACAGAGCTAGATCCGGGCATTGAAGCAGACAGTGTAAAAGATGAAACTACCAGGATCCCCGTGGAAGCAGACTTCCTCTATGCCTTCTCCACCGCGCCAG GATACTACTCATGGAGGAACACTACAACTGGGTCCTGGTTCATGCAGTCGCTGTGTGACATGATCAGCAAATATGGAAAAGAATTGGAGCTCCAGCACATCATGGTTCGAGTCAACCACAAGGTGGCGGTGGCGTTTGAGTCTGTCTCCAATTCCCCCGACTTTAATGCAAGGAAACAAATCCCATGCGTTGTGTCAATGCTGACCAAAGAGATGTATTTCTCCCCTTGA